CAGATCCTCTgtggtgaagactgatgcaaagaattcagttAGCTtctcttgtcttccttgagtgctgctTTAACACATCTGGTGTCTGACTCTttgtcaggcttcctgcttctcacgCATTTGTTTTTTGCATCTTTagcaagttgcttctcaaattctttcCTGGCCAGACTTCTTCTACTTTTACATtttacttgccagagtttgtgctgcttttttttattttttatatggagatatacctatctcgaAAGgctattgagtccagccccctgccttcactagcaggaccaagtactgatttttgccccagatcccaaggtggccccctcaaggattgaactcacaaccctgggtttagcaggccaatgcttgaaccactgagctatccctccctccctgtttttCTCACTGggatttgattgattgattttttaatttggggtatacatttagtctgaGCCTCTATTAAGGTGTTTTGAAAGTTGTCTCCATGCTGCTTTCAGGTATTTTACCTTTGTTCTCTTTTTAATTTCCTTCTACCATCCTCATTCCTGTGtagttcccttttttaaagttaaatgttactaTGGTGGATACAGTAGTGGGGTGAAAAGATCAGACACATAAGACACTTACAGGATCCTGCGACGATGCAGACAATCAGCCCAAGTCTGCAGGGGAAAAGTTGTGCCTtgctaatctattagaattctttgagcatGTCAGCAAGAGTGCATCCCGGCAATGACACCCCGCAAGTCTGACCTCCAGTGAAATAACGCAACAGTCacttgtaaatgtttatggcttATCAcaacccagtaaatagtctgggggtggaggccctggggcaGAGTCCTAACTAGGCATTTTAGTGCCCAGGGTGAGCAAGCATATTTGCGCCCTCTACCAGAGGCATTTGGCCAAGTAGCTGGGAAGTAtcagacacgtagatgaacaTTGCTTCACTCTGGGAACTATCGGacgcatagatgaacatgatttgttgggggagAGTCAACACGACTTTtataaagggaagtcatgcctcaccaatctatcagaattctttgagggagttaCCTACCAAACGTGGATTGGGGGATCCAGTTGACAGTGTCTCTGGATTTTCAGAAACCCTTTAACAAGGTCACGCAccaaggctcttaaggaaactaagtaacTGTGGGATAAGGGGgatggtcctctcatggatcagtaactggttgaaagataggagacaaagggtagaaataaatggtcagttttcacagtggagagaggtgaacagcagggtcccccaaggatctgcactgggtccagtgctgttcaacattttcattaacaaTCTGGAAGAAGGAGCAGACGGTgaagtgacaaagtttgcagatgatacaaaatcatTCGTGTCCAAAGCTGCCTGCAAGGAATTAGaagctctcacaaaactgggtgatggggcaacaaaatgacagatgaaattcaatgttgataagtgcaaagtaatgcacactgaaaaaaataatcccagctataTGCACACCCACTGtagtaacatttaactttaaaatgGGGAACTACACTGTTCTTTCCTTGTTACCACTCAGAGATCTTGGAGTCTCCGTAGATAGTTCTTTGTGCACTGTGCAGTAGTTTTCAGCCGTGGTCAGAAAGGTGAACAGTtaagaactattaggaaagggatagaaaataagacagaaaatataatgcctctatataaatccatggtgtgttcacaccttgaatactgtgtccagaggatatagtggaggggaaaaaaacaataattagcggtatggaccagcttccatacgaggagaggcTAAAAGGATTAGGCAGCATAGAAAAAAGATGACCAAGGAGGGATAAGACagaggtctctaaaatcatgaatggggcggagaaagtgaatagggaagtgttatttaccattTCACACCCTACAAAAACGAGGGGCACCCGATGCAATTGATAGGCAGTGAGTTTTATACAAACAAGAAGAAGTATTCCTTCACACTATGcgcaattaacctgtggaactcattgccactggATGTTatggccaaaagtgtaactgggttccaaacaaaacaaaactggaggacaggtctatcaatggctattagccaagatggtcagagatgtagctccatgctctgggtgaccCTAATCCTCTGATTatcagaagcaggagaggaagaTGAGTGGATCACTtcataattgctctgttctgtacactccccttGAAGCCGTGGTGTGGGCGACTGTCGGAGACGGGGCATAATGGCCCATGGTTTGACCCAGTGTGGCAGCTCTTGTGATCTGATGTGGCACTGAAGCCTTGTATGTGATTCCCAGCTTCGCTCCAGTGCCTCTTTAGAGCCCAGTCTCCCGCGTGCTGTGCTCCAGCACAGTCGCTGACTGCGGGGGTATTTGTTAGCAGTTCAGCCCCTTGATGCCTGATCTCCCCTGTCTGCTGCAACCCCCTTGCTCCTGTGGGGCAGGACCCTCCTTCGTCTCCATAGACATTGGCCctctgttcctcctcctcctcctcgctgctgTTTCCTCCTGTCTCTTCCTGCTCCTCTCACTGGCGCCTTTGTTCTTCCGCTTTTGTCCGGTGCTTTAACCAACCCTGCTTCCTTGGCTCCCCCCCCCGtgaccctgagcccctccctcgTCTGTGGCAGCCAGCTGACCCCCCAATAGCCCACCTGTGCCCCCAGCTCGACGGATTGGCCCGGGGAGGCGAGCTTTCCCTGGGCACCGCTAACGCCCCGTCTCCCTTCTTTGCAGATGACCGCCCAAAGCCTGTCCCGGTTGTAAGTAAACCTGTCTCCCTAGAGCCAAGTAAATCAGCGTCCccgtctcccccgccccccctgaTCGCCGAGGTAGAGCCTGTGCTGCTGGCCCCGGTGCCGCTGGAGAGCCCAGTGGACGTGGACACTAAAGCGGAGCTGGCTGAGGCTCCTGCAGAGACACATGAACCTCTTAAAGCCACCACTACAGtgccagggggcatggagcagCCCGAGGAAGCCCCTGCCTTGGACacagagccccaggaggaggcagcTGCCACCCCTGTCCTGGAAGCCCCTGCCCAACCGGTGCTGGTAGAAACACAAGAGGAGGTGGCACCAGTGGAGGAGGTGGCACCCGTGGAGGTGGCACCCCCGGAGGAGGTGCccctggaggaggagctgccagctAAGCCtactgctccccccagccccccgccctcccaggaAGAGGCCTCCAGCGAGGCTGCTGTTGAATCCAATGGAGCCTTGGAGGAAACGCCAGAGCCGGTGGCCGAGCCCCCTGTGTGCCAGCCAGAGCCAGTCGTGGAGTCTCCTGTTGCCCAGCCAGAGGAGCTGGTGCTGCCCAACGGGCTGGAGGTACCTGGCAAGCAGGAGGCCGACGAGCTAGAGGAGCTGCCGGAGTCGGACCTCAGCCCCATCTCGGAACCCGAGGAGGTTAAGGTGGAGGAGCCGGccatcccagcctccccccctgcggaggaggaggaggaggaacaggaggaagaagaggagtgcGAGGAGCCCCTAGAAGCACCAGAGCAGAATTCCCCGTTGGAAGCGCCTCTTTCCCAGAGCTCCGAGGAGATCATGcaaggtgtgggggctggggggggaggggcacccctggGCTAAGGATGGGGGCTCCTGGAGCAGGAAGCTCCAGGGTCGCAGGGGAATCGCTCCCTGtactgcagggggaggggctcaaaatggggtttgtttgcttttcatcggaggggtggccggggcacatatCTCTCTGCCCCTTGCGGGGCCAGGGTCTCActttcccacctctcccctccaGTCGCCGTGTCGGTGCCAAAGAAAAAGCGGAAAATGAAGGAGCTCAACAAGAAGGAAGCCGTGGGCGACCTGCTGGATGCCTTTAAAGAGGTGGGTGTGTGGTCTTCGGAGCCAGCATGGGCGCTGCGTTCCCACCCCCGCACCGCCCAGGGCTGCTGCCTCTCGTGATGAGCTCCTGTTAGTGCCATCGTGTCTGGGCCACTGATGCACCGTGATGGAACTGAGGATCTGagctgcagcaggggcagggtTTGAGGGCACGGGGTAGTTGTGTGCCTAGCGCTCCCTCTAACTGGGAGCTCTCTGCACTGGGGGCTGCTATGGGACAGGGTATCCTGGGGGCCCTGAGTACGTTTCCAGGGTCTtgggagggtctggctgggttCCTCGCTCACTTCTTGTCTTGCTGGCTCCTTCCATTGGAAGTCTCAGATCAGCGATGGTGCCTCTGAGGTGGAGAACAAGCCCCCAGTCCCTGAGCCCAAGGAGGCCGCCCCAGCCTGCCCTCAGGAGGAGACGGAGGAGAcctgggaagagaaggaggacaAGCTGGATCCGGAGAAGCTCAAGGCTGCAGATCAGAAGTACCAGTACAAGGAAGGTGAGCCTTCCTTCAGCCAAAGTAGGTGTCCTGCTCATTGCTTCCTTCTTGCGCTCGGACGGGCCCGGCCTACTGTGATGACATCCGCTACGAGCCATCGTGTCTGGGCCACTGACGCTCTGTGATGGAACTGAGGATCTGAGCAGGCGGGGGTTGCACTGGTGGGGTGCCGGGAGCGCGCGCCGGTCGTCCTGCTGACTTTCACTGCTCTTGGCTTTCACATCCACGTGGTCACTGTCCTGGCTCGCCGGCTTCTGCAGAGACTCCACCCCAGCAGGGTCCACTAGCACCTAGCGCAGActggaattgggggggggaggggggcagatccATTCACAACCTGCTAGTCCAGTGGGCGCTGGAGGACAGTGGGTCTTCGGGCAGGGCAGGAGCTTCAAGCTTAGGCTGCAGGTTGGGTCCTGCAGACGCCGGAACCCAAGGGGTGATGCCAGCCCTGCACGTCGGGGAGCTGGAAGAGCTGCTGGTCCCAGCATGCCCTGTGGCCTGCAGGCTTTGCCCGCTGCCTGCCCCTCTGCGGTATGTGAGGCTGCCCTGTTGTGGAGCCTCCTGATAGCCGTCGTGGCACAAGGATCTGCATCTGCCATGTTGGGTTGATGTGGGCTTGACTTCCCACATCCCCGTACATCAGGGTGGTGGGCAGAGACTGGCAGTGTCACCACTGAGCCAGGCGTGACCTTCCTCCCACTGCAGGGGACCcgtggggccgggctggggccagtACCGCTCAGTGCCCGCCGTGTGGGgctgctcctctctccctgccttgcctgctgcttctctgccccctcttcccGCCTTACGACGTCCCCCGGGtgtgggctgtggctgggagcgaTGTGGTTTTTCAGGGTGGTCTTTCCTCTGCCACAGAACAATGGAAGCCCCTGAACCCAGAGGAGAAGAAGAGATATGACCGGGAATTCCTGCTCGGGTTCCAGTTCATATTCGCCAGCTTGCAGAAACCCGAGGGGCTGCCCCAGATCAGTGATGTGGTGCTGGACAAGGTCAGTGCCACCACCAGACTGGTGAGGACCCTGGATCTACCGCCGCGAGCTTACCACCAGATGGGGGAAATGCCACTAACCGCTCTTAGTTCCATGCTCGGTCTCTCTGTGGACTCTATGGCCAGAACATGAGACCCAAGTAGCTCGGGTGGTGGGATGGGCACTGGGAATGGGCATTGCCATGGCCTGGATCAGATCCCAGTGGAAATAGGTGATACCCACTGAGCCAACATTGGCCAGTAGCTGTTCTGAAGTCATCCGGTGCACTCGGGCACGTGGTGCTGGGCAGCTGAGAAAAGTGCCCAGTCTGGAATGGGCAGAGCCTCACTTGCTGCTTCTGACCCTGCCTTCAAACCACAGCAGCTCCTTGGCTGAGACATGCCAGAGGTGTCTTCCCTTGGAGTTGTCCCATCCGTGTCATCTCCCCTTGCTGTGGGAGAAGAGAATGttgctaaatgcaaagtaatggaaAACAACCCCAACTGtacgtacaaaatgatggggttaaattagctgttaccactcaagagagagctcttggagtcactgtggatggttctctgaaaacatccaatcaGTTTGCAGCGGCAGgcaaaaaagggaacagaatgttgggcatcattaagaaagggatagataagacagaaaatatcctattgcctctatataaatccatggtaccgcccacatcttgaataccgcgtgccgatgtggtcgccccatctctaaaaagatatattggaattggaaaaggttcagagaaagacaacaaaaatgattagggtatggaacagcttccatgtgaggagagattaacaagtCTGGGACGGCTCGggaaagaaatgactaagggggatatgatagaggtctataaaatcatgactggtgtggaggaagtgttatttactcctcataacacaagaactaggggtcaccaaatgaagtaaatagacagcaggtttaaaacaaagataaggaagtacttcttcacacaacgtacagtcaacctgtggaactctttgccaggggatgttgtgaaggacaagacactaacagggttcaaaaagagctagataagttcatggaggataggtccatcaatggctattagccaggatggacagggatggtgtccctagcctctgtttgccagaagttgggaatgggcgacaggtggatcacttgatgatgacctgttctgttcattccctctggggcacctggcattggccactgtcgaaagacaggatactgggctagatggacctttggtctgatccagcctggccgttcttatgagactGTGATCCAGCCATTTTCCTTGCTGCGCTCCCACTGGGCCCTGGTAGAGCTATATGGCCTGAGCCTTCTGggtgccctgctcccctcctggcATTGCCCCCTCGGCTACAGTGACCCTTCTCCACTTGGCAGCCGAGGATGTAGCTTGCCAATGGGGCctggctctgccttcagcccagCAGACTGGGAATTCTCAGTgggtttctccccctccccccctttctgaCTTGCAGGTGAATAAAACACCTATGCGACCGCTGGACCCCATCCGCCTAAGCGGGATGAACTGCGGCCCTGACTTCACCCCTTCCTTTGCCAACCTGGGCCGTCCGTCCATGGGCAACCGGGGACCGGTAAGTGCTTCAAAGGTCACCAgcctctgcctccttcctgctCGCCTGCATGACCATCTCCTGGTTGTGCCATCGTGTCTGGGCCACTGATGCTCTGTTATGGAACCGAGGATCTGAACGGGCCCAGGAGCCTTTGCGGGTGCCATCAGCCCATCTGGCTTGTTCTTACAGTGGGGGCTGGATACAGACCCGTTGCATGGGGTGCAAGGCCCCGAGTCTGCCTGCCAGTGGCATGTGGGGAGATGAGAAGGGAAGTGCTGatgtctcctcttcctcctcctcagcccgcAGGGTTGGGCCCGCGCCGCTCGCAGCAGAGCCAGAGGAAAGAACCCCGGAAAATCATCGCCACGGTGTCCCTGAACGAGGACATCAAGCTCAACAAGGCTGAGAAGGCCTGGAAGCCCAGCAGCAAGCGGGCTGCCGAGGAGGAGGATCCTGACAACATCAAGACGCAGGTGGGTATGGAGGAGCTGTGGGAAGCCAGGGGGCTTGGGGCGGACGGGGCCGGCGCTCACTCACCGTGTCTGGGGCGTCCCTGCAGGACCTGTTCCGGCGCGTGCGCAGCATCCTGAACAAGTTGACGCCGCAGATGTTCCAGCAGCTGATGAAACAGGTCACGGAGCTGTCCATTGACACCGAGGAGCGGCTCAAGGGCGTCATTGACCTCATCTTCGAGAAGGCCATCTCCGAGCCAAACTTCTCCGTTGCCTATGCCAACATGTGCCGTTGCCTTATGGGGGTGAGTGCCCTGAGGGCTCAGCTCCGCCGAGCTCTGTGTGTCCTGGCACCTTCCCGCCACAGAAATCAGAGCCTCTTAGAGCCTTTGTGGAGCCGGGACCCCCatcttacaggtggggaaactgaggcaccgtgGGGGTCAACAGAGGGATTTCTATGAGGTGGCAgagtggggatggatggaagCCACGAGTCCAGGCTCCCAACTCTAATGGCTCAGACACTGCACCTTGCGTGGGGTGCAGCGGGCAGCTGTCCCCTTGTTGGGCTGGAGCAGGACTGGCTGCGGGGGGTGAGGGTATAGGGTTGGTTGGCCAGCCTGGTGGGTATTACCCCCCCCTCATCTCTGGTCCCATCCCTCCCTGCAGCTGAAAGTCCCCACGACTGACAAGCCGGCGGTGACCGTGAACTTCCGCAAGCTGCTGCTGAACCGCTGCCAGAAGGAGTTTGAGAAGGACAAGGACGACGACGAGATCTTTGAGAAGAAGCAGAAGGAGATGGACGACGCTGCTGCCGTGAGTGGGGCTGTtcccagggggcaggggggcgAGGTGTGATCGGGAGCAGCGGGGTGCGGCTCTCTTGGCTAAACCccgctctcctcccctccccacagccggAGGAGAAGGCTCGCCTGAAGGAGGAGCTGGACGATGCGCGGGACAAGGCCCGGAGGCGCTCTCTGGGGAACATCAAGTTCATCGGGGAGCTCTTCAAGCTGAAGATGCTGACGGAGGCCATCATGCACGACTGCGTGGTCAAGCTGCTCAAGAACCATGACGAGGAGTCGCTCGAGTGCCTGTGCCGCCTGCTCACCACCATTGGCAAGGACCTGGACTTCGAGAAAGCCAAGGTAACCCgccgccctctccccccagctcccctgccccggGCCTGTCGGTCAGGGAGCACCGGAAAGCAGGGCgtgtggcagcagctgcccttaCAGGCTGCTTCACCTTGCTCAGTGGCCTAGGACTGTAGGGTACCAGGCCTTGCCCTTCAGAGCCATGCTGGCCCTGGCACCCCATTGCAGGGCGGGTTGTTGATGCTGCCTATGGGGGGCTCTGGAGGGGGACAGGGAGCGTGTGTGGGGCTGAGCTGTTGGGACTGGGGAGTCGGTGCCTCCCCCGGGCGACCGGTGATCCAGGATGCTGCGCTCGCAGCCGTAGTGCAGGGAGCCGTGGGGCCCTGGCACGCTGCCATGCCAGGCGTGGGGAGGGCATTGGTGGTGACTGGGGTAACGCTGTCTCCCCTCGTGCAGCCCAGAATGGATCAGTATTTCAACCAGATGGATAAGATCATTAAGGAGAAGAAAACGTCGTCTCGAATTCGCTTCATGCTGCAGGATGTGATTGACCTCAGGCGGGTAAGGTGCCAGCCTTGCCCCTGGATAGGCGGGCATGACCCTCCCGGGTAAGGGATGTGCACACACAGGTAGATgagtgccagccccacccccatgtccTCAGGATAGACGGGGGCATGACCCTGCTGGGTTGGGTGAAGTACACATCCCTCCTCCAGCCTTGGGATAGATGGGTGTcaagcccacacccctcccctccccctggatcCATGGGGCCAGCCTTGCCTCTTGGATAGACAGGCATGACCGTGGCGGGTAAGGTGcgtgccctgcccccttcccagcaGGAGGGCTTCAGCTCAAAGGCTTTGGGATCCACACCCGTACTGTGACCTCTGCTCCCAGCTAGTGACCCCTGTTGCTGGGGTCCCACGTGGcaccgcagcccctgctagcctcTGGGCCTTGGCTagaatccctccagcagctgtttGATGCAGGGAGGCTCCCGATTCTGAACCGCTCTGCACCAAAGGCTGCTGCAAACAAACCCCGAGAGCCAGGCAGAGGGGGGCACGGTGGGGTCTGGCATAGAGCAGCGCTGTGGCCATCAAACCCACAGTTCTACTCTCCCTCCTCCTGGGTTGGTTGGCATTGtgtagcccccacccctccagagaTGTGCGGGTGGCATGCCACCTGCTACTGGCCTGGGAAAACAGCAGGAGGCTGTCTGGGCCGGGGAGTGGAGCTGGAGAGAGTCCATGAAGGCTGCCCccctgccgggggcggggggggggggagagacatggGAAATCAATGCCTGGCTGCGATGGCAACGGGCTCTGGATTCGAAGGCAGGTAGCTGAGGCAGCGTGTGGGTAGAACCGTGTCTGTGCGGAGTGAGCCCCTGGCGGGGTGCCGGATGCTGGAGAATCCTATGCCAACGTGGCCCATCTGGCCATTCCTGTCCTGCACAGATGGGAAGGCAGTGCGTAGACAGCCCGATGGATCCTTTCCCCCTCCCGCAGCCGCTgtaacccccgctccccccgtGCCCTTTGCAGAATAACTGGGTGCCGCGGCGAGGGGACCAGGGCCCTAAAACCATCGACCAGATCCACAAGGAGGCGGAGATGGAGGAGCATCGGGAGCACATCAAAGTGCAGCAGCTCATGTCAAAGCAGGACAAGAGGAGAGGGCCTCCTGGTTCCTCATCTGGAGGTGAGAGGCCTGTGAGCTTCTTGGAGCACCTTGCTGAGTCCCCATGGCCCTGGCCAGGGGGACAGGCAAACCATGTCGAGTGCTGGGATTGGggggctcatagaatcatagaatatcagggttggaagggacctcaggaggtcatctagtccaaccccctgctcaaagcaggaccaattcccaactaaatcatcccagccagggctttgtcaaggtgggccttaaaaacctctaaggaaggagattccaccacttccctaggtaacgcattccagtgcttcaccaccctcctagtgaaagtgtttcctaatatccaacctagacctcccccactgcaacttgagaccattgctccttgttctgtcatctgccaccactgagaacagccgagctccatcctctttggaaccctccctcaggtagttgaaggcagctatcaaatcccccctcactcttctcttctgcagactaaacaatcccagttccctcagcctctcctcataagtcatgtgctccagaccccctaatcatttttgttgccctccgctggactctttccaatttttccacatccttcttgtagtgtggggcccaaaactggacacagtactccagatgaggcctcaccaatgtcgaataaaggggaacgatcacgttcctcgatctgctggcaatgcccctacttatacagcccaaaatgccattagccttcttggcaacaagggcacactgttgactcatatccagcttctcgtccactgtaacccctaggtccttttctgcagaactgcttcctagccattcggtccctagtctgtaacagtgcatgggattcttccgtcctaagtgcaggactctgcacttgtccttgttgaacctaatcaggttttttttggcccaatcctctaatttgtctaggttcctctgtatccaatccctcctctctagtgtatctaccacgcctccccgtttagtgtcatctgcaaacttgctgagagtgcagtccacaccatcctccaggtcattaataaagatattaaacaaaaccggccccaggaccgatccctggggcactccacttgaaactggctgccaactagacatggagccattgatcactacccgttgagcccgacgatctagccagctttctatccaccttacagtccattcatccagcccatacttctttaatttggcggcaagaatactgtgggagactgtatcaaaagctttgctaaagtcaaagaataacacatccactgctttcccctcatccacagagccagttatctcctcatagaaggcaattaggttagtcaggcacgacttccccttggtgaatccatgctgactgttcctgatcactttcctctaagtgtttcataattgattccttgaggacctgctccatgatttttccagggactgaggtgaggctgactggcctgtagttccccggatcctcctccttccctttttgacCCTGCTGCTCCCAGGGTCTCAGGCCTGTGACATTTACAGACCGgtttgaatggttcaccctttcCACACGCCCACCTGGGGGCTCTTGGGGATGGCTGATAGCCCTCGCCCCGGCAGACCCAGAGCGCCCGCCGGGGCAGGATCCCATGTTCCTGTGGGCCTGGGGCTGCCTGCTCctcaggccctggctctgccctgtgaGCGTGATGTGGGGGGTCTGTATCTCTcagtggtgctgggggtggcTGGTGACCTTGGCCTGGTCTGTCCCTGTGCCGTACAGGTGGGCGAGGGAGCCAGGTTGCAGATGATGGCTGGAACACTGTCCCCATCAGCAAGGGCAACAGGCCTATTGACACCAGCCGGATAACCAAGATCACAAAggtgagtggggtggggatgggggcgagCGTTGGTGGTGTCTGGGGGAAGGGAGCTCTCTTCAGCCACAGAACTGGGCTCCAGTCTCAATTTTCCTTTACATGGTCCTAGTCCTTATGCTTATAAAGCTTTGAAAACGTGCTGGCGTGTAACCAGTGTCgatgtctgcagacagcctgaatcGATAGCTGTGAGACGGATGACCGGCTCTATTCAGCCCAATtgggtgttaactctgaaacctaaagaggGCACACTGAATGCCACCATTAACTGTTTTGCTGGGGATCATCTCAACAGAAAAGTCCAGCTCCTACTTACCCTTCGGTCCAGGCCGCTTCCCCAGGAGCGCTGAGCACATAGTGCCAGTGATAACGAATACTGAGCAGCTGCCGCATTGGCTGCGCTGTTCCACCTCCTAGCAACCTCACGAAGCGCAGCTGCTGTGGAATGACTCGAGCAGTGCCAGATCAGAGGCTTTGCTGCAGGATCTAGGGCCAGCTTGATTCGGGGCGCGCGGCCGCCTGCCCGTAGGCTGCGTGGGCTCTTGGGCGAGCAGCATGGTCCCAAACcgcctgggagcccagctctgggtggaTGCTGCGTGTCTGGCAAGGCCTttccctgctgggctctgagccCTGTGTGCTGGCATGTTCCCTCCCCACCGTCTGCCAGCTCCTTTCggcgggggggaggcggggcgtAGTGCTAGACAAGAAACAACTCGAGCCAGCTCCGTGTCGgtttctctctctgcagcctggaTCGATCGACTCCAATAATCAGCTGTTTGCACCTGGTGGGCGTctgagctgggggaagggcagcAGCGGGGGATCTGGTGCCAAGCCTGCTGACTCAGGTACGTGAGCAGTGCTCGCCGGCTCTGTGGCGGGGGGAGCCTGGTGCCTGGGTGGTCTGTCTcagaaatgggaggggggggggtgctgtgccCACACCCAGTTCTGA
This region of Chrysemys picta bellii isolate R12L10 chromosome 9, ASM1138683v2, whole genome shotgun sequence genomic DNA includes:
- the EIF4G1 gene encoding eukaryotic translation initiation factor 4 gamma 1 isoform X11; this translates as MGHGLHTHTQASSSAHLIAGAYYPAQGVQQFPAGVPTAQVMMNQQPPIPTKRERKTIRIRDPNQGGKDITEEIMSGARTSSTPTPPQPGSGLEPQANGETPHVAVIVRPDDRPKPVPVVSKPVSLEPSKSASPSPPPPLIAEVEPVLLAPVPLESPVDVDTKAELAEAPAETHEPLKATTTVPGGMEQPEEAPALDTEPQEEAAATPVLEAPAQPVLVETQEEVAPVEEVAPVEVAPPEEVPLEEELPAKPTAPPSPPPSQEEASSEAAVESNGALEETPEPVAEPPVCQPEPVVESPVAQPEELVLPNGLEVPGKQEADELEELPESDLSPISEPEEVKVEEPAIPASPPAEEEEEEQEEEEECEEPLEAPEQNSPLEAPLSQSSEEIMQVAVSVPKKKRKMKELNKKEAVGDLLDAFKESQISDGASEVENKPPVPEPKEAAPACPQEETEETWEEKEDKLDPEKLKAADQKYQYKEGEPSFSQKQWKPLNPEEKKRYDREFLLGFQFIFASLQKPEGLPQISDVVLDKVSATTRLVNKTPMRPLDPIRLSGMNCGPDFTPSFANLGRPSMGNRGPPAGLGPRRSQQSQRKEPRKIIATVSLNEDIKLNKAEKAWKPSSKRAAEEEDPDNIKTQDLFRRVRSILNKLTPQMFQQLMKQVTELSIDTEERLKGVIDLIFEKAISEPNFSVAYANMCRCLMGLKVPTTDKPAVTVNFRKLLLNRCQKEFEKDKDDDEIFEKKQKEMDDAAAPEEKARLKEELDDARDKARRRSLGNIKFIGELFKLKMLTEAIMHDCVVKLLKNHDEESLECLCRLLTTIGKDLDFEKAKPRMDQYFNQMDKIIKEKKTSSRIRFMLQDVIDLRRNNWVPRRGDQGPKTIDQIHKEAEMEEHREHIKVQQLMSKQDKRRGPPGSSSGGGRGSQVADDGWNTVPISKGNRPIDTSRITKITKPGSIDSNNQLFAPGGRLSWGKGSSGGSGAKPADSASDATRPATSTLNRFSALQQSAPAESQDSRRVVQRSSSSRDRSEKAGERGERFERERLERGDRLERPDRGERADRNRPPITKRSYSKETEDRSRERERQGAQEAVRKVSSMTEERDRSREPVKREPAPPAAPAKPELSEEELEKKSKAIIEEYLHINDMKEALQCVQELACPSQLYVFVRNGIESTLERSMIAREHMGLLLYQLVKAGNLTKEQYYKGVHDILEIAEDMEIDIPHIWLYLAELITPILREGGIPMEELFREIAKPLVPIGKASTLLLEILGLLCKGMSHKKAGTLWREGGLSWKEFLPEDQDVNKFVTEQKVEYTMGDSSDTPSRKELTAEELCKQMEKLLKENSNNQRIYDWIEANLSEHQVSSNVFVRALMTSVCHSAIVFENPYRVDTTVIKSRAKLLQKYVCEEQKELQALYALQALVVKLDQPPNLLRMFFDALYDEDVIKEEAFYKWESSKDPAEQQGKGVALKSVTAFFTWLREAEDESDNN